A single window of Mangifera indica cultivar Alphonso chromosome 18, CATAS_Mindica_2.1, whole genome shotgun sequence DNA harbors:
- the LOC123202503 gene encoding chlorophyll a-b binding protein CP29.2, chloroplastic-like gives MATTTAAAATYFIGTRLPDVSSNSGRVLARFGFGTKKASPKKIPKRNSDRPLWYPGAKAPAWLDGSLVGDYGFDPFGLGKPAEYLQFDLDSLDQNLAKNMAGDIIGTRFETSEVSSTPFQPYSEVFGLQRFRECELIHGRWAMLATLGALAVEWLTGVTWQDAGKVELVEGSSYLGQPLPFSMTTLIWIEVLVIGYIEFQRNAELDPEKRLYPGGKFFDPLGLAADPEKKATLQLAEIKHARLAMVAFLGFAVQAAVTGKGPLNNWATHLSDPLHTTIIDNLTS, from the exons ATGGCCACCACCACAGCAGCAGCAGCTACATATTTTATTGGAACCCGCCTCCCTGACGTGTCCTCTAATTCGGGCCGGGTCCTAGCCCGGTTTGGGTTTGGCACCAAGAAGGCCAGCCCGAAGAAGATTCCGAAACGCAATTCTGATCGTCCACTGTGGTACCCTGGAGCCAAGGCCCCGGCATGGCTAGACGGGAGCTTGGTTGGTGACTATGGTTTTGACCCCTTCGGGCTCGGGAAGCCAGCGGAGTACTTGCAGTTTGATTTGGATTCATTGGACCAGAACTTGGCGAAGAATATGGCTGGTGATATTATTGGGACCCGGTTTGAGACCTCTGAAGTGAGTTCAACTCCGTTTCAGCCGTACAGTGAAGTGTTTGGGCTTCAGAGGTTCCGTGAGTGCGAGCTCATTCATGGCCGATGGGCTATGCTGGCCACTCTTGGTGCCCTCGCCGTCGAGTGGCTCACAGGTGTCACCTGGCAAGACGCCGGCAAG GTGGAATTAGTTGAAGGGTCATCTTATCTTGGCCAACCATTGCCATTCTCCATGACAACATTGATATGGATCGAGGTTTTGGTAATTGGGTACATTGAGTTTCAGAGGAACGCGGAGCTTGATCCTGAGAAGAGGCTTTACCCTGGAGGAAAGTTTTTTGACCCTCTGGGATTGGCCGCAGATCCTGAAAAGAAAGCCACACTTCAATTGGCAGAGATTAAGCATGCCCGCCTTGCCATGGTTGCTTTCCTTGGCTTTGCTGTTCAAGCTGCTGTTACTGGAAAAGGCCCTCTCAACAACTGGGCTACTCACTTGAGTGACCCTCTTCACACAACCATTATTGATAACCTTACTTCTTAA